A DNA window from Vigna angularis cultivar LongXiaoDou No.4 chromosome 1, ASM1680809v1, whole genome shotgun sequence contains the following coding sequences:
- the LOC108321467 gene encoding benzaldehyde dehydrogenase, mitochondrial isoform X2, with protein MASTLRISRLISRSFSSTSFFSRGGNSYLGSRLSKYSTAAAIEEPIKPSVQVEYNQLLIDGKFVDAASGKTFPTLDPRTGEVIAHVAEGHSEDVDRAVAAARKAFDHGPWPRITAYERQRILLRAADLIEKHNDEIAALETWDNGKPYEQSAKIEIPMLVRLIRYYAGWADKIHGLTVPADGPYHVQTLHEPIGVAGQIIPWNFPLLMFAWKVGPALACGNTIVLKTAEQTPLSALYVAKLFLEAGLPPGVLNVISGFGPTAGAALASHMEVDKLAFTGSTDTGKVVLELAAKSNLKPVTLELGGKSPFIVCEDADVDQAVELAHFALFFNQGQCCCAGSRTFVHERVYDEFVEKAKARALKRVVGDPFKGGIEQGPQIDSDQFEKILRYIRYGVESGATLETGGDRLGNKGFYIQPTVFSNVKDDMRIAKDEIFGPVQSILKFKDLGEVVQRANNTRYGLAAGVFTKNIDTANILTRALRVGTVWVNCFDTFDAAIPFGGYKMSGQGREKGEYSLKNYLQVKAVVNPLNNPAWL; from the exons ATGGCTTCCACACTTAGAATTTCAAGGCTCATCTCTCGCTCCTTTTCTTCTACTTCCTTCTTTTCACGAG GTGGGAATAGTTACCTTGGCTCAAGACTCTCTAAATACAGTACTGCTGCTGCCATTGAAGAACCCATTAAACCATCAGTTCAAGTGGAATATAACCAACTCTTAATTGATGGAAAATTCGTAGATGCTGCTTCCG GTAAAACTTTTCCAACTTTAGATCCAAGAACGGGGGAAGTGATTGCTCATGTTGCTGAGGGTCACTCTGAAGATGTTGATCGAGCTGTTGCAGCTGCACGCAAGGCATTTGATCATGGTCCATGGCCTAGGATTACAGCTTAT gAAAGGCAAAGGATCTTGTTACGTGCCGCTGATCTGATTGAGAAGCATAATGATGAGATTGCAGCACTTGAGACTTGGGATAATGGAAAGCCTTATGAACAATCTGCTAAGATTGAGATTCCAATGCTTGTTCGTCTGATTCGATACTATGCTG GTTGGGCAGATAAGATTCATGGTCTAACAGTTCCAGCTGATGGACCTTATCATGTGCAAACTTTGCACGAACCCATTGGTGTTGCGGGTCAGATCATTCCTTGGAACTTCCCTCTTCTCATGTTTGCTTGGAAGGTTGGACCAGCATTGGCCTGTGGCAACACCATTGTTCTCAAAACAGCTGAGCAGACACCATTATCTGCTTTATATGTAGCAAAACTATTTCTTGAG GCTGGACTTCCTCCTGGTGTTTTAAATGTGATATCGGGATTTGGCCCGACTGCTGGTGCTGCTCTTGCAAGTCACATGGAGGTTGATAAG CTTGCTTTTACGGGTTCCACTGATACTGGGAAAGTTGTCCTTGAATTGGCGGCTAAAAGCAATCTTAAGCCTGTAACTTTGGAGCTTGGTGGGAAATCCCCGTTTATTGTGTGTGAAGACGCTGATGTAGATCAGGCTGTTGAGTTAGCTCACTTTGCTTTATTCTTTAATCag GGACAATGTTGCTGTGCTGGGTCACGAACATTTGTACACGAAAGAGTGTACGATGAGTTTGTTGAGAAAGCAAAGGCTCGTGCTTTGAAACGTGTTGTTGGTGATCCATTCAAGGGGGGTATAGAGCAGGGTCCTCAG ATTGATTCAGATCAGTTTGAGAAAATCCTGAGGTATATCAGATATGGTGTTGAAAGTGGGGCTACCCTTGAAACCGGAGGAGACAGACTTGGCAACAAGGGCTTCTATATTCAACCAACTGTGTTCTCAAATGTTAAG GACGACATGCGGATTGCAAAGGATGAAATCTTTGGTCCAGTCCAATCCATATTAAAATTCAA GGACCTTGGTGAGGTAGTTCAAAGAGCAAATAACACACGTTATGGGCTTGCAGCAGGAGTGTTCACAAAGAACATAGACACTGCCAACATTTTGACTCGGGCACTGAGAGTAGGAACAGTTTGGGTAAATTGCTTTGACACATTCGATGCTGCAATCCCCTTTGGGGGTTACAAGATGAGTGGTCAGGGCAGAGAAAAAGGAGAGTATAGTCTCAAGAACTACTTGCAAGTGAAGGCTGTTGTTAACCCCTTGAACAACCCAGCATGGCTTTGA
- the LOC108321467 gene encoding benzaldehyde dehydrogenase, mitochondrial isoform X1 has protein sequence MASTLRISRLISRSFSSTSFFSRGRGGNSYLGSRLSKYSTAAAIEEPIKPSVQVEYNQLLIDGKFVDAASGKTFPTLDPRTGEVIAHVAEGHSEDVDRAVAAARKAFDHGPWPRITAYERQRILLRAADLIEKHNDEIAALETWDNGKPYEQSAKIEIPMLVRLIRYYAGWADKIHGLTVPADGPYHVQTLHEPIGVAGQIIPWNFPLLMFAWKVGPALACGNTIVLKTAEQTPLSALYVAKLFLEAGLPPGVLNVISGFGPTAGAALASHMEVDKLAFTGSTDTGKVVLELAAKSNLKPVTLELGGKSPFIVCEDADVDQAVELAHFALFFNQGQCCCAGSRTFVHERVYDEFVEKAKARALKRVVGDPFKGGIEQGPQIDSDQFEKILRYIRYGVESGATLETGGDRLGNKGFYIQPTVFSNVKDDMRIAKDEIFGPVQSILKFKDLGEVVQRANNTRYGLAAGVFTKNIDTANILTRALRVGTVWVNCFDTFDAAIPFGGYKMSGQGREKGEYSLKNYLQVKAVVNPLNNPAWL, from the exons ATGGCTTCCACACTTAGAATTTCAAGGCTCATCTCTCGCTCCTTTTCTTCTACTTCCTTCTTTTCACGAGGTAGAG GTGGGAATAGTTACCTTGGCTCAAGACTCTCTAAATACAGTACTGCTGCTGCCATTGAAGAACCCATTAAACCATCAGTTCAAGTGGAATATAACCAACTCTTAATTGATGGAAAATTCGTAGATGCTGCTTCCG GTAAAACTTTTCCAACTTTAGATCCAAGAACGGGGGAAGTGATTGCTCATGTTGCTGAGGGTCACTCTGAAGATGTTGATCGAGCTGTTGCAGCTGCACGCAAGGCATTTGATCATGGTCCATGGCCTAGGATTACAGCTTAT gAAAGGCAAAGGATCTTGTTACGTGCCGCTGATCTGATTGAGAAGCATAATGATGAGATTGCAGCACTTGAGACTTGGGATAATGGAAAGCCTTATGAACAATCTGCTAAGATTGAGATTCCAATGCTTGTTCGTCTGATTCGATACTATGCTG GTTGGGCAGATAAGATTCATGGTCTAACAGTTCCAGCTGATGGACCTTATCATGTGCAAACTTTGCACGAACCCATTGGTGTTGCGGGTCAGATCATTCCTTGGAACTTCCCTCTTCTCATGTTTGCTTGGAAGGTTGGACCAGCATTGGCCTGTGGCAACACCATTGTTCTCAAAACAGCTGAGCAGACACCATTATCTGCTTTATATGTAGCAAAACTATTTCTTGAG GCTGGACTTCCTCCTGGTGTTTTAAATGTGATATCGGGATTTGGCCCGACTGCTGGTGCTGCTCTTGCAAGTCACATGGAGGTTGATAAG CTTGCTTTTACGGGTTCCACTGATACTGGGAAAGTTGTCCTTGAATTGGCGGCTAAAAGCAATCTTAAGCCTGTAACTTTGGAGCTTGGTGGGAAATCCCCGTTTATTGTGTGTGAAGACGCTGATGTAGATCAGGCTGTTGAGTTAGCTCACTTTGCTTTATTCTTTAATCag GGACAATGTTGCTGTGCTGGGTCACGAACATTTGTACACGAAAGAGTGTACGATGAGTTTGTTGAGAAAGCAAAGGCTCGTGCTTTGAAACGTGTTGTTGGTGATCCATTCAAGGGGGGTATAGAGCAGGGTCCTCAG ATTGATTCAGATCAGTTTGAGAAAATCCTGAGGTATATCAGATATGGTGTTGAAAGTGGGGCTACCCTTGAAACCGGAGGAGACAGACTTGGCAACAAGGGCTTCTATATTCAACCAACTGTGTTCTCAAATGTTAAG GACGACATGCGGATTGCAAAGGATGAAATCTTTGGTCCAGTCCAATCCATATTAAAATTCAA GGACCTTGGTGAGGTAGTTCAAAGAGCAAATAACACACGTTATGGGCTTGCAGCAGGAGTGTTCACAAAGAACATAGACACTGCCAACATTTTGACTCGGGCACTGAGAGTAGGAACAGTTTGGGTAAATTGCTTTGACACATTCGATGCTGCAATCCCCTTTGGGGGTTACAAGATGAGTGGTCAGGGCAGAGAAAAAGGAGAGTATAGTCTCAAGAACTACTTGCAAGTGAAGGCTGTTGTTAACCCCTTGAACAACCCAGCATGGCTTTGA